The sequence GGTATTGATCGACTCCGGCACAGTGAAATCGCACCAGAAATTGCTGGTGGGTGGCGTCTGGTGCATTGCCGATCTGGAATACGAATACACCGAGGACAAGTCCGCCTCGCCCTGGATACTGGCCTCGCTCAAGCCGATCCAGATCTCCCGTTTCGACCTGAACGGCTACCTGGAAGCCCGCCGGCAGTTCAGCACCGACGAGTGGATTGACCTGCTGATCCAAAGCATCGGCTTCAACCCGCAGATGTTCGGCAAGCGCAACAAGTTGCTGCAACTGATTCGCCTGATTCCGTTCTGCGAACGCAACTACAACCTGATCGAACTGGGGCCCAAAGGCACGGGCAAGTCGCATGTGTACTCGGAGTTTTCGCCGCACGGCATCTTGATCTCCGGTGGCGAGGTCACGGTTCCCAAGCTGTTCGTTCACAACGGTACCGGCAAGCTTGGACTGGTGGGTTACTGGGACGTGGTAGCCTTCGACGAGTTCGCCGGCAAGCAAAAGCGCGTGGACAAGGCGCTGGTGGACATCATGAAGAACTACATGGCGAACAAGTCATTCTCGCGTGGTGTGGAAACACTCGGGGCCGAAGCGAGCATGGTGTTTGTTGGCAACACCGACCACACCGTGCCCTACATGCTCAAACACAGTGATCTGTTCGATCCATTGCCTGAAAAATTCCACGATTCCGCCTTCCTCGATCGCATCCACAGCTACATCCCGGGCTGGGAGGTAGACGTGATTCGTGCAGAGATGTTCTCTGCGGGCTACGGGTTCGTGGTCGACTATCTGGCCGAGATCCTGCGCTCGCTGCGCAGCCACGATTACTCGGACCGCTACAAGGCGTTGTTCACGCTGGGTGACGATATCTCCACGCGAGACCGCGACGGCATCAACAAGACCTTCTCCGGGCTGATGAAGCTCTTGTTCCCTGACGGGCAGGCGAGCGATGCCGAGATCGAAGAAGTCTTGCGCTGCGCCATCGAAGGACGAAAGCGGGTCAAGGACCAATTGCTGCGCATCGATGCGACCTATCCCAAGGTGCGCTTCGCCTATTCGGATGCTGCTGGGCAGGAGCGCCTGGTGCATACGCTGGAGGAAGACGAGTATCCACACCAGTACCACCGCCGTGTGGCAGCCGATGATTCGGCCGAGGCAACAGCCGGTGCGCAAGGCGCTTCAGCAGCTGTCGAGCCTTCTCAAGGCGTACCGGCAGTCGAGCAGCGACCTCGCTCAAAGACCACTGACAACCCCCTGAAAGAGCAACATCTGGTTTTTCAGGAGAACCAGCGTGGTGTGAGCTTTGACAGCTTGTTCGGCCCGTATCTGGCTGGAGCTAAGCGGATCGTCGTGACCGACCCCTACTTGCGCATGTTCCACCAGCTGCGCAACCTGATGGAGTTGATGGAAACCATCAGCAAACTCCATGGCCCCGAGGATGAAGTCGCTGTGCATGTCGTTACCGTCGAAGACGAATTCAACGGGGATCGCCAGACGGAAAATCTGCAGAAAATCGCAGATGCCTGCGCGACCGTCGGCATTCAGTTCAGTTGGACCTACGACTCCACCGGTACCAAGCATGACCGGGACATCACAACCGACCAAGGGTGGAAGATCGTTCTCAGCCGTGGCCTCGACGTATTCCAACGCTTCGAGCTTAATGATGCGTTCAATTTCGCCAACAGATTGCAGCAGCAGCGGCAATGCAAGGAGTTCAATCTGACCTACGTTCGCCTGTAGGGACGGGGGCAGAGCTCTGTCGTGTGGCTGCCGATGACGCGCGTTCACTTCCGAGATGACCTGCTGACCTTGTCCCTGCACTTTGGCTAGGTAAGTCGTTGAAACCTCGGGATTTAGTACTCTCCTCCATAAGGGCGCCCCCGGGGCAAAAAAAACCCCCGCACCAGCGGGGGCTTCCTGCATCAGGCAGCTGCAAACGCGGCTCAGCGCGCCATCGCGCGGGCCTGCTCAAGCTCGACCTGCAGCGTGGTGGCCAGCTCCTCGCGGGCGACCTCGAACTGCTGCTCGCGCACCAGGTCCTTGACCGCGACCACGCCGCGGGAAATCTCGTCCTCGCCGGCCAGCACGACGAAGCGGATGCCGGCCTTGGCCGCGTACTGGAACTGCTTGCCTATCTTCTTCGGCTCCAGCTGCACCTCGGTGTTGATGCCACCGGCGCGCAGGCGGCGGGCGATGTCCAGCGACTGCACCATGCCGGCCTCATCCATCAGCGCCACCATCGCCTGCACGCTGGATTCGGCAATGCCGGCAATCAGCCCGGCCTCGCGCAGCTGCCAGAAGAGCCGGGTCAGGCCAATGGAGATCCCCACGCCCGGCAGCTTGCTCTTGGTGTAGTGGCTGGCCAGGTCCTCGTAACGGCCGCCCGAGCAGATCGAGCCGATCTCCGGGTGGTCTGTCAGCTGCGTCTCGTAGACGGTGCCGGTGTAGTAGTCCAGGCCACGGGCAATGGAGAAGTTCAGGCGGTAGGCGGTCTCCGGCACGCCCAGGCCACGCACCAGCTCGATCACCTCGCGCAGTTCGGCCACGCCGGCACGCAGCATGTCGGTGGCTTCCGGAGCGGCGACCAGCGCGTCCAGCTGGGCCAGCGCATCGGCATGCCCGTTCGAACGCACGGCGATGAACTCCAGGATCTTCGCCACCCGCTCGGCCGGCAGGTTGAAGCCCTCGCCCATGAGCGTGTCGCGCACGTAGTCGGCGCCGCGCTTGTCGATCTTGTCGACCTCGCGCAGCACGGCCAGCTGCAGCTCGCCCTCGGCCACGCCCTGCGACTCGAAGAAGCCACGCAGGAGCTTGCGGTTGTTCAGCTGCACGGCGAAGTCGCCGATGCCAAGCTCGGAGAACACCGCGTTGATCACCGCCAGCACCTCCGCGTCATAGCGGATGGACAGGGTGTCCTTGCCGATGACGTCAATGTCGCACTGGTAGAACTCGCGGAAACGGCCGCGCTGGGCACGCTCGCCGCGGTAGACGCGCTGCATCTGGTAGCGGCGGAACGGGAAGCTGAGTTCGTGCTCGTGCTCGGCCACGTAGCGCGCCAGCGGCACGGTCAGGTCGAAGCGCAGGGCCAGCTCGGGCAGCGACTTGTCGCCGGATTCGGCGGCGTTGGCCAGCGCGCCGGTGGACTGCACGAAATACACCTGGCGCTCGGTCTCGCCGCCGCTCTTGGTCAGCAGCACGTCGGAAAGCTCGAACACCGGGGTTTCCACCGGCAGGAACCCGAACCGCTCGTAGTTGCGGCGGATGACGTCCAGCATGCGCTGGAACGCGATCTGCTCGCGCGGCAGCAACTCCATGATGCCGGCGGGCGTACGGGGCTTGATCACGGGTGAAACTCCTGCAAAACGGGGGAAGGACAGGGACGCAATTCTAGCCGCACCGGCGCTGCCCCAGCTCCATGAAGTATCATTGGCGCCTTCCCCGCCCCGCTGATGCCATGACCCGGCCCTTTCCCGGCACCGCGACATCGCCTGCAGATTCCAGCTCCACGGAAGGCCCGGCGCTGCGCGAATGCCTGCATTGCCGTGTCCGGCACCTGTCGGTGTGCTCGGCGCTGTCCTGCGACGAGGTGCTGGCGCTTGAGAAGGTCACCGTCTCGGTGCCGGTCGCCATGGGCACCACCCTGGCCCACGCCGGCGATGAACGGACCCACGTCTACACCGTGACCGAAGGTGCGCTGCGCATCGTGCGCACGCTGGCCGACGGCCGCCGCCAGGTCAGCGGCTTTTTACTGCCGGGCGACTATCTGGGCCTGTCGGGCAGCGACCACCACCGCCACGACATCGAGGCCATCGCCGACAGCCGCGTCTGCCGCGTGGCCCTGTCGCACA is a genomic window of Stenotrophomonas sp. Marseille-Q4652 containing:
- a CDS encoding helix-turn-helix domain-containing protein is translated as MTRPFPGTATSPADSSSTEGPALRECLHCRVRHLSVCSALSCDEVLALEKVTVSVPVAMGTTLAHAGDERTHVYTVTEGALRIVRTLADGRRQVSGFLLPGDYLGLSGSDHHRHDIEAIADSRVCRVALSHMRELRLRYPHLERKLLQRACQELDSAQDAALALARLQPTEKLADFLLRLSAREALHGHPGTRVPLPMGRGDIADHLGLTMETVSRTFTKLRQAGLIALPHLNVVELLDVPALQKLAGSEQY
- the hisS gene encoding histidine--tRNA ligase: MIKPRTPAGIMELLPREQIAFQRMLDVIRRNYERFGFLPVETPVFELSDVLLTKSGGETERQVYFVQSTGALANAAESGDKSLPELALRFDLTVPLARYVAEHEHELSFPFRRYQMQRVYRGERAQRGRFREFYQCDIDVIGKDTLSIRYDAEVLAVINAVFSELGIGDFAVQLNNRKLLRGFFESQGVAEGELQLAVLREVDKIDKRGADYVRDTLMGEGFNLPAERVAKILEFIAVRSNGHADALAQLDALVAAPEATDMLRAGVAELREVIELVRGLGVPETAYRLNFSIARGLDYYTGTVYETQLTDHPEIGSICSGGRYEDLASHYTKSKLPGVGISIGLTRLFWQLREAGLIAGIAESSVQAMVALMDEAGMVQSLDIARRLRAGGINTEVQLEPKKIGKQFQYAAKAGIRFVVLAGEDEISRGVVAVKDLVREQQFEVAREELATTLQVELEQARAMAR
- the brxL gene encoding BREX system Lon protease-like protein BrxL; translated protein: MTQLDDKINQHFAGLVVRKDLVKAVKGNAIVPTYVLEYLLGQYCATNDEATIQTGIDTVREILRKHYVHRNEAGLVRSTIKEKGRHKVIDRISVSLNDKDDVYEAEFANLGIKKVLIDSGTVKSHQKLLVGGVWCIADLEYEYTEDKSASPWILASLKPIQISRFDLNGYLEARRQFSTDEWIDLLIQSIGFNPQMFGKRNKLLQLIRLIPFCERNYNLIELGPKGTGKSHVYSEFSPHGILISGGEVTVPKLFVHNGTGKLGLVGYWDVVAFDEFAGKQKRVDKALVDIMKNYMANKSFSRGVETLGAEASMVFVGNTDHTVPYMLKHSDLFDPLPEKFHDSAFLDRIHSYIPGWEVDVIRAEMFSAGYGFVVDYLAEILRSLRSHDYSDRYKALFTLGDDISTRDRDGINKTFSGLMKLLFPDGQASDAEIEEVLRCAIEGRKRVKDQLLRIDATYPKVRFAYSDAAGQERLVHTLEEDEYPHQYHRRVAADDSAEATAGAQGASAAVEPSQGVPAVEQRPRSKTTDNPLKEQHLVFQENQRGVSFDSLFGPYLAGAKRIVVTDPYLRMFHQLRNLMELMETISKLHGPEDEVAVHVVTVEDEFNGDRQTENLQKIADACATVGIQFSWTYDSTGTKHDRDITTDQGWKIVLSRGLDVFQRFELNDAFNFANRLQQQRQCKEFNLTYVRL